The following are encoded together in the Mesoterricola sediminis genome:
- a CDS encoding DUF6941 family protein produces the protein MQEVQIKAPKHEFTLLCDDIRQEVGGKTSLMGLYDHHIVVPQVPFVLPKVCFYTRFSRMDGQFKFSFSIVSPGGERKDIIRDSDVQIPEGAKEGTFNVIASPFEVGGEGVYEVIVGLTKGADRFEYIYKFAISDGQRLQADYEKAMSAAQQGQ, from the coding sequence ATGCAAGAAGTTCAGATCAAGGCGCCCAAGCACGAATTCACCCTGCTCTGCGACGACATCCGCCAGGAAGTTGGCGGCAAGACCAGCCTCATGGGCCTTTACGACCACCACATCGTCGTGCCCCAGGTGCCCTTCGTCCTCCCCAAGGTGTGCTTCTACACCCGCTTCTCCCGCATGGACGGCCAGTTCAAGTTCAGCTTCTCCATCGTCTCCCCCGGCGGTGAGCGCAAGGACATCATCCGCGACAGCGACGTCCAGATCCCCGAGGGCGCCAAGGAAGGCACCTTCAACGTCATCGCCTCCCCCTTCGAAGTGGGCGGCGAGGGCGTCTACGAAGTGATCGTGGGCCTCACCAAGGGTGCCGACCGCTTCGAGTACATCTACAAGTTCGCCATCTCCGACGGCCAGCGCCTCCAGGCCGACTACGAGAAGGCCATGTCCGCCGCCCAGCAGGGCCAGTAG
- a CDS encoding ThiF family adenylyltransferase translates to MSDRYAKQRIFLGPQADTRLRTRRVAVVGVGATGSVIASWLARAGVGLITLIDRDIVETSNLQRQILFQERDLFRPKAEVAAARLREANSEIDVIPAVTDLTSGNARELLAGYDLIMDGTDNFEARYLINDYAILHGTPWVYAGAIGGEGLVWPIQPPRTPCLRCLMEEPPQSGDVDTCDTAGVLGPAVGIVGSWAALEGLKLLTGEAPQPDLARFDFWRNERQFLTLPATRCRFCTDRVTEFLNARWTVKASRLCGLDGVQIRVNPPGALDLDGIRTRVERRTGSAWKLTPLSLAGKEGEISIMVFRDGRALFHGDITPERARSWYTEVVGC, encoded by the coding sequence ATGTCCGATCGCTATGCCAAGCAGCGCATCTTCCTGGGTCCCCAGGCGGATACCCGGCTCCGCACGCGGCGGGTGGCCGTGGTGGGCGTCGGCGCCACGGGGAGCGTGATCGCCAGCTGGCTGGCGCGGGCCGGGGTGGGCCTGATCACCCTCATCGACCGCGACATCGTCGAGACCTCCAACCTCCAGCGCCAGATCCTCTTCCAGGAGCGGGACCTGTTCCGCCCCAAGGCCGAGGTGGCCGCGGCGCGCCTGCGCGAGGCCAATTCGGAGATCGACGTCATCCCGGCCGTCACCGACCTCACCAGCGGCAACGCCCGGGAGCTCCTGGCGGGCTACGACCTGATCATGGACGGCACCGACAACTTCGAGGCCCGGTACCTCATCAACGACTACGCGATCCTCCACGGGACCCCCTGGGTCTACGCGGGGGCCATCGGCGGCGAGGGCCTCGTCTGGCCCATCCAGCCGCCCCGCACCCCCTGCCTCCGCTGCCTCATGGAGGAGCCCCCCCAGAGCGGCGACGTGGACACCTGCGACACCGCCGGCGTCCTGGGACCGGCCGTGGGCATCGTCGGCAGCTGGGCGGCCCTGGAGGGCCTCAAGCTCCTCACGGGGGAGGCGCCCCAGCCGGACCTGGCCCGGTTCGACTTCTGGCGGAACGAGCGCCAGTTCCTCACCCTTCCCGCGACCCGCTGCCGCTTCTGCACGGACCGGGTGACGGAGTTCCTGAACGCCCGGTGGACGGTGAAGGCCTCGCGCCTCTGCGGCCTCGACGGCGTCCAGATCCGGGTGAACCCCCCGGGCGCCCTCGACCTGGACGGGATCCGGACCCGGGTGGAGCGCCGGACCGGGAGCGCGTGGAAGCTGACCCCCCTCTCCCTGGCCGGCAAGGAGGGAGAGATCTCCATCATGGTCTTCCGGGATGGCCGGGCCCTGTTCCACGGGGACATCACCCCCGAGCGGGCCCGTTCCTGGTACACCGAAGTCGTGGGATGCTGA
- a CDS encoding bifunctional metallophosphatase/5'-nucleotidase: MLSRCFCVLLCVLGLQAQEARIRILGTSDLKAQVLPQDPFTLAPVPGGWARLGTLVRLLKAEVPDSLLVDCGDGTGGSPMAYVWSRLHPDRPEPVTAVLNGLGATAMTVGHLELMGGFKQIRAMEEQAKFPWLAANVRFAATGKLAFTPYQKVEVAGVQVAILGLVARPRPALPDPLEGLVVEDPVACAKEMVPVLRQKEKVDVVIVALHGGAAETCAGDPESPSACLAQQVKGIDLILAGHTGVLTQAHPGGVPVLQPGSRGAAVAVADLTLRRARGRWEVGAVATRLERPAADLEPDPGVLQATAELRAFTDAYLDTLATQLATDLDGRWGRMEDTPLAHLLHTVLRQATGAQVTAVPAPSKTLFIPKGPTSVRQFYALSPTDDPAVRIQVTGRQLRAYLEHAAKFFSYSHHPDLFNRQGGPGEFDTLEGVTYALDISREPGARVVTLTVQGKPVKDDQVFSLGLPARRLAGAGGYVEAMGWKGRPEAVTAEPLRNLLLAHVLAKPSLSVGTVDTWRIIPALDRERVLAQQP, from the coding sequence ATGCTGTCCCGCTGCTTCTGCGTCCTTCTGTGCGTCCTCGGCCTCCAGGCCCAGGAGGCCCGGATCCGCATCCTGGGCACCTCCGACCTGAAGGCCCAGGTCCTGCCCCAGGACCCCTTCACCCTGGCCCCCGTCCCCGGCGGCTGGGCCCGGCTGGGCACCCTCGTCCGGCTGCTTAAGGCGGAGGTTCCGGACAGCCTGCTGGTGGATTGCGGCGACGGCACGGGAGGCTCCCCCATGGCCTACGTGTGGTCGCGCCTGCACCCGGACCGCCCCGAGCCGGTCACCGCCGTCCTCAACGGCCTGGGGGCCACCGCCATGACGGTGGGCCACCTGGAGCTCATGGGCGGCTTCAAGCAGATCCGGGCCATGGAAGAGCAGGCCAAGTTCCCTTGGCTGGCCGCCAACGTGCGCTTCGCCGCCACCGGCAAGCTGGCCTTCACCCCCTACCAGAAGGTGGAGGTGGCCGGCGTCCAGGTGGCCATCCTCGGCCTGGTGGCGCGCCCGCGTCCGGCCCTGCCCGATCCCCTCGAAGGCCTGGTCGTCGAGGATCCGGTGGCCTGCGCCAAGGAGATGGTCCCGGTCCTCCGCCAGAAGGAGAAGGTGGACGTGGTCATCGTGGCCCTCCACGGCGGCGCGGCGGAGACCTGCGCCGGGGACCCGGAAAGCCCGTCAGCTTGCCTGGCCCAGCAGGTGAAGGGCATCGATCTCATCCTGGCCGGGCACACCGGCGTCCTCACCCAGGCCCACCCCGGCGGAGTGCCCGTCCTCCAGCCCGGGTCCCGCGGGGCCGCCGTGGCCGTCGCCGATCTGACCCTCCGCCGGGCCCGCGGCCGCTGGGAGGTGGGCGCCGTGGCCACCCGCCTGGAGCGCCCCGCCGCGGACCTGGAGCCGGACCCGGGGGTCCTCCAGGCCACCGCGGAGCTGCGCGCCTTCACGGACGCCTACCTGGACACCCTGGCCACCCAGCTGGCCACGGACCTGGACGGGCGGTGGGGCCGCATGGAGGACACCCCCCTGGCCCACCTCCTCCACACCGTGCTGCGCCAGGCCACCGGGGCCCAGGTGACCGCCGTGCCGGCGCCTTCCAAGACCCTGTTCATCCCCAAGGGCCCCACCTCGGTCCGGCAGTTCTACGCGCTGTCGCCCACCGACGATCCGGCCGTGCGCATCCAGGTCACCGGCCGCCAGCTCCGGGCCTACCTGGAGCACGCGGCCAAGTTCTTCAGCTACAGCCACCACCCCGATCTCTTCAACCGGCAGGGCGGCCCCGGCGAGTTCGATACCCTGGAGGGGGTGACCTACGCCCTGGATATCAGCCGCGAACCCGGCGCCCGGGTGGTCACCCTCACCGTCCAGGGGAAGCCGGTCAAGGACGACCAGGTGTTCAGCCTGGGCCTTCCCGCCCGCAGGCTGGCGGGGGCCGGCGGCTATGTGGAAGCCATGGGCTGGAAGGGCCGCCCGGAGGCCGTGACCGCCGAACCCCTGCGCAACCTCCTCCTCGCCCACGTCCTCGCCAAGCCCAGCCTGTCGGTGGGCACCGTGGACACCTGGCGGATCATCCCCGCCCTGGACCGGGAGCGGGTGCTCGCCCAGCAGCCCTAG
- the ftsE gene encoding cell division ATP-binding protein FtsE, which translates to MITLTHVGKQYGRIHTALADVSFHIEAGEFIFLTGPSGAGKSTLLKLLFREQVPTTGEIRVAGHRLASMPLGEIPALRRKMGVVFQDFKLIRTMTVFENVAFVLKILGVSHAEQKQRTFRALKMVGLQHKLASYPLQLSGGEQQRVAIARALVNDPLVLVADEPTGNLDPDLAQEIMALFERINGQGTTVLVATHDRSLIQRMRKRLIGLDHGRLAYDYPAPASTVQLGPPAENPGTLPLFT; encoded by the coding sequence ATGATCACCCTCACCCACGTCGGCAAGCAGTACGGCCGGATCCACACCGCCCTGGCCGATGTGAGCTTCCACATCGAGGCCGGCGAGTTCATCTTCCTGACCGGCCCCAGCGGCGCGGGCAAGTCCACCCTCCTCAAGCTCCTCTTCCGGGAGCAGGTGCCGACCACGGGGGAGATCCGGGTGGCGGGACACCGGCTCGCGTCCATGCCCCTGGGCGAGATCCCCGCCCTCCGGCGCAAGATGGGGGTCGTCTTCCAGGACTTCAAGCTCATCCGGACGATGACCGTGTTCGAGAACGTGGCCTTCGTCCTCAAGATCCTGGGCGTGAGCCACGCGGAGCAGAAGCAGCGCACCTTCCGCGCCCTGAAGATGGTGGGCCTCCAGCACAAGCTGGCCAGCTATCCCCTCCAGCTCTCCGGCGGCGAGCAGCAGCGCGTGGCCATCGCGCGGGCCCTCGTCAACGACCCCCTCGTGCTGGTGGCCGACGAGCCCACCGGCAACCTGGATCCGGACCTGGCCCAGGAGATCATGGCCCTCTTCGAGCGCATCAACGGCCAGGGCACCACGGTGCTGGTGGCGACCCACGACCGCAGCCTCATCCAGCGCATGCGCAAGCGCCTCATCGGCCTGGACCACGGGCGCCTGGCCTACGACTACCCGGCCCCGGCGAGCACCGTCCAGCTGGGTCCGCCGGCCGAGAATCCGGGGACCCTTCCCCTTTTTACATAG
- a CDS encoding DUF2339 domain-containing protein codes for MLYLLIAVAGAWIAWEALMRRERAILERLGALEAEVARLRRPLPPPAAAPSPAASAATPSPAVPAATPSPAVPAATPSPAPRAAAPFPGLPAAPAPKVRGLDDTVEVEVPAWIRELPPPPAAPAQAPVPASAPVPSPVPAAAPVQARAQAPGPVPAPVRNPAPAPAPGFDWEGLVGVRLFSFVAGVALLVAAIAFLRYSIEHGWLSPPVRMAIGIGVGLGLLVGCETRWARAYRVTSEALGAAGAATLFATFYAASTLWELLPAAAAFPLMALTAAAAVGLAIRRDSVAVALLGLLGAFATPVLLASGQDHPATLFGYLALLNVGLGWAAHRRGWPFLGALSLVLTAGYQLGWVIRFLDESKLGTGSAIFLLFPVLGFGTVILTGRDREGQPPLFRLVAALSAVPPLLFALTLALEPAYGRHPGLMFGFLLLVAAGLAVMALARGPAWLHALGAGAVLAVWAAWISVSWQPGAWPWILGFVLAFQALYLAAPLAEVRIPGTRPLAGSGRLAVFAAPLLGFVYPALAALAPGGGDLLLPAAALAGLALCGAHALRFSEGWVWRIAAVGAVAGLAAWTGRYGAADTAPGALGACVATGLVLLGVPALPGRGAVRAWPAGPRLEGFLGLAPLLIVLAIAADGHIQPGPGLVVASLALLAAGAAAASLRTGLGALAAGGFLGAQLVLGAWICFAPPAHLGIAPWAALGFGAGAFATFEAGRSRGDAGFPFTAGLALLGGFAALLCLREVAPAAFLPAQVLVQALLAAGLLVLARRTGAQGWSVALAAAGAVVMLGWGGPTRAQAWQALAVAAPFYLLQALNPLLLEREAGRDRLPWIAFALASAVFFLAARPALGTLGCEGAIGLLPLAQAALTAPHVLRARALARDGGSRTPLALAAAVVLAFVTVAIPLQLDREWITLGWALLAAALVWLHRRVPHRGLLLWAAALYAAVFVRLALNPAVLTYHPRAEILVFNWYLYTYLVPALCCFAGAWLLARDGETPDRLLRILRGALPAGGAVLLFLLLNIEIADAFSAGGALAFNLTGGTLAEGLATTIGWGVYAIVALGAGVVLRSRATRISAIALLTVTVLKAFLVDLSNLRGLYQAASFLGLAVCLAGVAVILQRFVLRGGPEA; via the coding sequence TTGCTCTACCTGCTCATTGCCGTGGCCGGGGCGTGGATCGCGTGGGAGGCCCTCATGCGCCGGGAGCGGGCGATCCTGGAGCGCCTCGGGGCCCTCGAGGCCGAGGTGGCGCGGCTCCGGCGCCCCCTGCCGCCCCCCGCCGCGGCGCCGTCCCCGGCGGCCTCCGCCGCCACGCCGTCCCCGGCGGTCCCCGCCGCCACGCCGTCCCCGGCGGTCCCCGCCGCCACGCCGTCCCCGGCGCCCCGCGCCGCGGCGCCATTCCCGGGGCTCCCGGCCGCGCCGGCGCCCAAGGTCCGCGGCCTGGACGACACGGTGGAGGTCGAGGTGCCCGCGTGGATCCGGGAGCTGCCTCCGCCGCCGGCCGCGCCCGCCCAGGCTCCGGTCCCGGCCTCCGCTCCCGTTCCCTCCCCGGTCCCGGCAGCCGCGCCGGTCCAGGCCCGCGCCCAGGCGCCGGGTCCGGTCCCCGCCCCCGTCCGGAACCCGGCTCCCGCCCCCGCGCCGGGCTTCGACTGGGAGGGCCTGGTCGGGGTCCGGCTCTTCTCCTTCGTGGCCGGGGTCGCCCTCCTCGTGGCCGCCATCGCGTTCCTGCGCTACAGCATCGAGCACGGCTGGCTCAGCCCGCCGGTGCGGATGGCGATCGGGATCGGGGTGGGCCTGGGCCTCCTGGTGGGCTGCGAGACCCGCTGGGCCCGGGCCTACCGGGTCACGTCGGAGGCCCTGGGGGCGGCGGGGGCCGCCACCCTCTTCGCCACCTTCTACGCGGCCTCGACCCTCTGGGAGCTCCTCCCGGCCGCCGCGGCGTTCCCGCTGATGGCCCTGACGGCGGCCGCGGCGGTGGGGCTCGCGATCCGGCGGGATTCCGTGGCGGTGGCCCTCCTCGGCCTCCTGGGGGCCTTCGCCACGCCGGTGCTGCTGGCCTCGGGCCAGGACCACCCGGCGACCCTCTTCGGCTACCTGGCCCTCCTCAACGTGGGGCTGGGCTGGGCCGCCCACCGCCGGGGCTGGCCCTTCCTGGGCGCCCTCTCCCTCGTCCTCACCGCGGGCTACCAGCTGGGCTGGGTCATCCGGTTCCTGGACGAGAGCAAGCTCGGGACCGGGTCGGCCATCTTCCTCCTGTTCCCCGTGCTGGGCTTCGGGACGGTGATCCTGACGGGCCGGGACCGGGAGGGGCAGCCCCCCCTCTTCCGCCTCGTGGCGGCCCTCTCGGCGGTGCCGCCCCTCCTCTTCGCGCTGACGCTGGCCCTGGAGCCCGCCTACGGCCGCCACCCGGGCCTGATGTTCGGGTTCCTCCTCCTGGTGGCCGCGGGGCTGGCGGTCATGGCCCTCGCGCGAGGCCCGGCGTGGCTCCACGCCCTGGGCGCGGGCGCCGTGCTGGCGGTCTGGGCCGCCTGGATCTCGGTGAGCTGGCAGCCCGGAGCCTGGCCCTGGATCCTGGGCTTCGTCCTGGCGTTCCAGGCCCTCTACCTGGCGGCGCCCCTCGCGGAGGTCCGGATCCCCGGCACCCGGCCCCTGGCGGGCTCCGGCCGGCTCGCGGTCTTCGCGGCGCCGCTCCTCGGCTTCGTGTACCCGGCCCTGGCGGCCCTGGCCCCCGGAGGCGGGGACCTCCTCCTGCCGGCCGCGGCCCTCGCGGGGCTGGCCCTCTGCGGCGCCCACGCGCTCCGGTTCTCGGAAGGCTGGGTCTGGCGCATCGCGGCCGTGGGGGCCGTGGCGGGCCTCGCGGCCTGGACCGGCCGGTACGGCGCCGCGGACACGGCCCCCGGCGCCCTGGGGGCCTGCGTCGCCACCGGCCTCGTCCTCCTGGGGGTTCCGGCCCTCCCCGGCCGCGGCGCCGTCCGCGCCTGGCCCGCGGGGCCGCGCCTGGAGGGCTTCCTGGGGCTGGCGCCCCTGCTCATCGTGCTGGCGATCGCGGCGGACGGCCACATCCAGCCCGGGCCCGGGCTCGTGGTCGCATCCCTGGCCCTGCTGGCGGCCGGGGCCGCGGCGGCCTCCCTCCGGACCGGCCTCGGCGCCCTCGCCGCGGGCGGGTTCCTGGGGGCCCAGCTCGTGCTGGGCGCCTGGATCTGCTTCGCGCCCCCCGCCCACCTGGGGATCGCCCCCTGGGCGGCGCTGGGCTTCGGCGCCGGCGCCTTCGCCACCTTCGAGGCGGGCCGGTCCCGGGGCGACGCCGGCTTCCCCTTCACGGCGGGCCTGGCCCTCCTCGGGGGCTTCGCGGCCCTCCTCTGCCTGCGGGAGGTCGCGCCCGCGGCGTTCCTGCCGGCGCAGGTCCTGGTCCAGGCCCTCCTGGCGGCGGGGCTCCTGGTCCTGGCCCGCCGCACCGGCGCCCAGGGCTGGTCCGTGGCCCTGGCGGCGGCCGGCGCCGTCGTGATGCTGGGCTGGGGCGGCCCGACCCGGGCCCAGGCCTGGCAGGCGCTGGCCGTGGCCGCGCCGTTCTACCTGCTCCAGGCGCTCAACCCCCTCCTCCTGGAACGGGAGGCGGGCCGGGACCGCCTGCCCTGGATCGCCTTCGCCCTGGCGTCCGCGGTCTTCTTCCTCGCGGCCCGCCCCGCCCTGGGCACCCTCGGGTGCGAAGGCGCCATCGGCCTCCTGCCCCTGGCCCAGGCCGCCCTCACCGCGCCGCACGTGCTCCGGGCCCGGGCCCTCGCGCGCGACGGCGGGTCCCGGACCCCGCTGGCCCTCGCGGCCGCGGTGGTGCTGGCCTTCGTCACCGTGGCGATCCCCCTCCAGCTGGACCGGGAGTGGATCACCCTGGGCTGGGCCCTGCTGGCCGCGGCCCTGGTCTGGCTCCACCGGCGGGTGCCCCATCGCGGGCTCCTCCTGTGGGCCGCCGCGCTCTACGCCGCGGTCTTCGTCCGCCTCGCCCTGAACCCGGCGGTGCTGACCTACCATCCGCGCGCCGAGATCCTGGTGTTCAACTGGTACCTCTACACCTACCTGGTGCCCGCCCTCTGCTGCTTCGCGGGGGCCTGGCTCCTCGCGCGGGACGGGGAGACGCCCGATCGCCTCCTCCGCATCCTGCGCGGGGCCCTGCCCGCGGGCGGCGCCGTCCTCCTCTTCCTCCTGCTCAACATCGAGATCGCCGACGCCTTCAGCGCCGGCGGCGCCCTCGCCTTCAACCTCACGGGGGGGACCCTGGCCGAGGGGCTGGCCACCACCATCGGGTGGGGCGTCTACGCCATCGTCGCCCTCGGGGCCGGGGTGGTCCTGCGCTCCCGGGCGACGCGGATCTCGGCGATCGCCCTGCTCACCGTCACCGTGCTCAAGGCCTTCCTGGTGGATCTCTCCAACCTGCGGGGCCTGTACCAGGCCGCCTCCTTCCTGGGGCTCGCCGTGTGCCTGGCGGGGGTGGCGGTGATCCTGCAGCGCTTCGTGCTGCGGGGAGGTCCGGAGGCCTGA
- a CDS encoding thiamine phosphate synthase, whose translation MHILAISPGEGFAPARWARVAASGVDALMIREPGLEAGDLLRAARWLRAGWPDLEVWVNGRLDVALLAGCGLHAPEAYPEVDPARVPLSRPVHDPAQVAARRGARQLILSPVYPVPGKNPPWGPAGLRRVLDGLPRGAFRVLALGGIDPANAGSLRHPRLDGVALIRALWAAPDPGAAVRALRASWAEPR comes from the coding sequence ATGCACATCCTGGCCATCTCCCCCGGCGAGGGCTTCGCGCCCGCGCGCTGGGCCCGGGTCGCGGCCTCGGGCGTGGACGCCCTCATGATCCGGGAGCCCGGCCTCGAGGCGGGGGACCTGCTGCGGGCGGCCCGGTGGCTCCGCGCCGGCTGGCCCGACCTGGAGGTATGGGTGAACGGCCGCCTCGACGTGGCCCTCCTCGCGGGGTGCGGCCTCCACGCGCCCGAGGCCTACCCGGAGGTGGACCCCGCCCGGGTGCCCCTGTCCCGGCCGGTGCACGATCCGGCCCAGGTGGCCGCGCGGCGCGGGGCGCGCCAGCTGATCCTCTCCCCCGTCTACCCCGTGCCCGGAAAGAACCCCCCCTGGGGCCCGGCGGGCCTGCGTCGGGTCCTGGACGGGCTGCCGCGGGGGGCCTTCCGCGTCCTGGCCCTGGGGGGCATCGACCCCGCCAACGCGGGGTCCCTGCGCCACCCGCGCCTGGATGGCGTGGCCCTGATCCGCGCCCTCTGGGCGGCCCCGGATCCCGGGGCCGCGGTGCGGGCGCTGCGGGCGAGCTGGGCGGAGCCCCGGTAG
- the pip gene encoding prolyl aminopeptidase yields the protein MPAHPAKDPQTWLYPPIEPYATGRLRVSDVHELYYEESGNPQGRPVVFLHGGPGGGSDPKQRRFFHPDKYRIVNFDQRGCGQSTPHACLEANTTWDLVEDIERLRTHLGIARWQVFGGSWGSTLALAYAEKHPEACTELVLRGIFLLRRQEIDWFYQRGASVLYPDAWEAYEAAIPPAERGDFLAAYHRRLTSPDAAVRLAAAKAWSTWEGSTSRLLPDADFTGHFGEDEFALAFARIECHYFANHGWLDPEDQLLRDVDRIRHLPAVIVQGRYDVVCPMESAWALHRAWPEADFVITPDSGHSAFDPPNSRALVAATDRFAGL from the coding sequence ATGCCCGCCCATCCCGCCAAGGATCCCCAGACCTGGCTGTATCCCCCCATCGAGCCCTACGCCACGGGGCGGCTCCGGGTCTCCGACGTGCACGAGCTGTACTACGAGGAGAGCGGCAACCCCCAGGGGCGGCCCGTGGTGTTCCTGCACGGGGGGCCGGGCGGCGGCAGCGACCCCAAGCAGCGGCGGTTCTTCCATCCCGACAAGTACCGCATCGTGAACTTCGACCAGCGGGGCTGCGGCCAGAGCACCCCCCACGCCTGCCTGGAGGCGAACACCACCTGGGACCTGGTGGAGGACATCGAGCGGCTCCGGACGCACCTGGGCATCGCGCGCTGGCAGGTCTTCGGGGGGTCCTGGGGCTCCACCCTGGCCCTGGCCTACGCGGAGAAGCACCCGGAGGCCTGCACCGAACTCGTGCTCCGGGGCATCTTCCTCCTGCGCCGCCAGGAGATCGACTGGTTCTACCAGCGGGGGGCCAGCGTGCTCTACCCCGACGCCTGGGAGGCCTACGAGGCCGCCATCCCCCCCGCGGAGCGGGGCGACTTCCTCGCCGCCTACCACCGCCGCCTGACGAGCCCCGACGCCGCGGTCCGCCTCGCGGCCGCCAAGGCCTGGAGCACCTGGGAGGGGAGCACGAGCCGCCTCCTGCCCGACGCGGACTTCACCGGCCACTTCGGGGAGGACGAGTTCGCCCTCGCCTTCGCCCGGATCGAGTGCCACTACTTCGCCAACCACGGCTGGCTGGATCCCGAGGACCAGCTCCTGCGGGACGTGGACCGCATCCGCCACCTCCCCGCCGTCATCGTCCAGGGCCGCTACGACGTCGTCTGCCCCATGGAGAGCGCCTGGGCCCTGCACCGCGCCTGGCCCGAGGCCGACTTCGTCATCACCCCCGACAGCGGCCACAGCGCCTTCGATCCCCCCAACAGCCGCGCCCTCGTCGCCGCCACCGACCGGTTCGCGGGCCTCTGA